Proteins encoded together in one Acidimicrobiia bacterium window:
- a CDS encoding response regulator, producing MGQRVLVVEDSAVIRRLIEVCLRPANLEVFMREDGPSGLAAALSEAPDLLVLDIGLPEMDGWQVLDHLRSAPETRSLPVLVLTAHAEEESRRRADEGGADAFVTKPFQPNDFRQEVLNLLARPRA from the coding sequence ATGGGACAGCGAGTCCTGGTGGTTGAAGATTCAGCAGTGATTCGACGCCTTATCGAAGTCTGTCTGCGACCAGCCAATCTTGAAGTGTTCATGCGCGAAGACGGTCCGAGCGGTTTGGCGGCGGCCCTCAGCGAAGCTCCTGACCTATTGGTGCTCGATATCGGTTTGCCCGAAATGGATGGCTGGCAGGTGCTCGATCATTTGCGATCAGCACCCGAAACCCGCTCCCTTCCGGTGCTGGTTCTCACCGCTCACGCCGAGGAAGAGTCTCGTAGACGGGCAGACGAGGGTGGGGCGGACGCCTTTGTGACGAAGCCCTTCCAGCCGAATGATTTCCGCCAGGAAGTCCTGAACCTGCTGGCCCGCCCCCGCGCCTAA
- the gap gene encoding type I glyceraldehyde-3-phosphate dehydrogenase, whose translation MTIRVAINGFGRIGRLALRVGWSNPNLEFVAVNDLVPAEGLAYLLEYDTVHGRFGSHVEAVDGDLVVDGKTIRAFAERNPEDLPWDDLNIDYVIESTGVFVDYDGASKHLAAGAKRVILSAPTKSPDKVRTFAYKVNHTQIDPEVDRIISNASCTTNCLAPLAKVLNDEFGIVEGLMTTIHSVTASQPSQDSPSKKDLRGGRNAYANIIPASTGAAKAVVLTLPELEGKLDAMAFRVPTPDVSVVDLTFRTEKKTSLAEINAAMKKAAEGEMAGVLEYIEDPVVSSDLIGNQHSSIFDAKLTMELNDQFFKVIAWYDNEIGYSARLIDMLQYLGTVDELI comes from the coding sequence GTGACTATTCGTGTTGCCATCAATGGTTTCGGTCGGATCGGCCGACTAGCCCTTAGAGTCGGATGGTCGAATCCGAATCTGGAATTCGTCGCAGTAAATGATCTCGTACCTGCCGAGGGTCTTGCCTACCTGTTGGAATACGACACCGTCCACGGACGTTTTGGGTCTCATGTCGAAGCGGTCGACGGAGATCTCGTCGTCGACGGTAAGACCATCCGGGCCTTCGCTGAGCGTAACCCCGAGGATCTCCCCTGGGATGACCTGAATATCGATTACGTCATCGAGTCGACCGGTGTGTTCGTCGACTACGACGGCGCCAGCAAACATCTGGCTGCCGGAGCGAAGCGGGTCATTCTCTCGGCCCCCACGAAATCTCCAGACAAAGTTCGTACGTTTGCCTACAAGGTGAATCACACCCAGATCGACCCTGAGGTCGATCGCATCATCTCGAACGCCTCGTGCACCACCAATTGCCTGGCGCCATTGGCCAAGGTTCTCAATGATGAGTTCGGAATTGTCGAAGGACTCATGACCACCATCCACTCCGTCACGGCCTCTCAGCCTTCTCAGGATTCGCCTTCGAAGAAGGACCTGCGTGGAGGTCGGAATGCCTACGCCAATATCATTCCGGCTTCGACTGGGGCGGCCAAAGCCGTTGTTCTGACCCTCCCGGAATTGGAAGGCAAGCTCGACGCCATGGCCTTCCGGGTACCGACCCCCGATGTGTCTGTGGTCGACCTCACCTTCCGCACGGAAAAGAAGACCTCGCTCGCCGAAATCAACGCCGCGATGAAGAAGGCAGCCGAAGGTGAGATGGCAGGCGTGCTTGAGTACATCGAAGACCCGGTCGTCTCATCCGACCTCATCGGAAACCAACATTCTTCGATCTTCGACGCCAAGTTGACGATGGAACTGAACGACCAGTTCTTCAAAGTCATCGCGTGGTACGACAACGAAATCGGGTATTCCGCCCGGCTTATCGATATGTTGCAGTACCTGGGTACGGTCGACGAACTCATCTGA
- a CDS encoding MoxR family ATPase, with the protein MHQVPFSTPGEVSDALEAVDYLSDPTISQTVFLAERLAKPVLVEGPAGVGKTELAKALAKIHDRRLIRLQCYEGLDEAKALYEWNYKKQLLRIQAEKGAEWRAIEDDIFAEEFLLTRPLLEAITSTEPVVLLIDEVDRVEVETEALLLEVLSDFQVSIPELGTIRAASAPLVILTSNNTRELSEALKRRCLFLHIGYPSVGREKQIILARVEGITDHLADQVARVVRSIRSHQLRKPPSVSETLDWARTLIELGVTEVDAAAVKDTLNVLLKYQTDIEKVGDAYTGPDPIEPPVA; encoded by the coding sequence ATGCACCAGGTCCCCTTTTCGACGCCGGGCGAGGTTTCTGACGCGCTCGAGGCGGTCGACTACCTTTCGGACCCGACCATTTCACAGACCGTCTTTCTTGCGGAACGTCTGGCCAAGCCGGTCCTCGTGGAGGGACCTGCCGGGGTTGGGAAGACGGAACTGGCCAAGGCCCTCGCCAAAATCCATGATCGACGGCTCATCCGACTGCAGTGTTACGAGGGCCTGGATGAAGCCAAGGCGTTGTATGAGTGGAACTACAAGAAGCAGCTGCTTCGTATCCAGGCTGAGAAGGGCGCCGAATGGCGTGCCATCGAAGACGACATCTTCGCCGAAGAATTCCTGTTGACCCGGCCCTTGCTCGAAGCGATCACCTCAACCGAACCGGTGGTGCTCCTGATCGATGAAGTAGATCGAGTTGAGGTGGAAACCGAAGCGCTATTGCTGGAAGTCCTCTCGGACTTTCAGGTCTCGATTCCCGAACTCGGGACGATTCGGGCTGCCTCGGCCCCCCTGGTCATCCTGACATCGAACAACACGCGCGAGCTGTCAGAAGCCCTCAAACGCCGGTGCCTGTTCCTCCACATTGGCTATCCGTCCGTCGGTCGCGAGAAACAGATCATCCTGGCGAGGGTTGAGGGGATCACCGACCATCTCGCCGATCAGGTGGCCAGGGTGGTTCGATCGATTCGCAGTCATCAGCTTCGCAAGCCGCCATCGGTTTCCGAGACCCTTGACTGGGCTCGCACGCTCATCGAACTAGGCGTTACCGAAGTTGATGCCGCCGCAGTCAAAGACACGCTCAACGTGCTGCTGAAATATCAGACAGACATCGAGAAAGTGGGCGATGCCTATACCGGTCCGGACCCGATTGAACCGCCGGTTGCCTAA
- the trkA gene encoding Trk system potassium transporter TrkA, protein MKIVIVGAGAVGSYLAQRLSAEGQDVVVIESEEGRAQQSQATLDVLVIEGNGASPAILEEAGAGAADLLIAVSNNDGVNLLACHTAHGLGAGRTVARVEDPGLREGLTGLNVDVVIDPAESAAEELLHLVRQGGVSELIEFGEGKLILVGGTVRTGSPLAGSTLAKVRAEITDFDWVGAILVRHQKTIIAHGDTVVLAGDHMLMMVTSGNVGKATDLWGLSTRHVTRTVILGSTHLAEVTAVRLLSEGMNVAVVDPDRARCRVLASHLDRAMITCGELTDPAVLSSLGLTRSDAVLALSGWDETNILSCLLARALGAGTTVTRVNNQALTGLLGDVDIDAVISSRLAAANAILQFVRRGLIHSVATFSDTDAEAIELEVTATAPASGQQVSQLRLPPGVVIGGVLRDGLAMVPRGDTFIEPNDRVILFSLPSAIAAIETLFSG, encoded by the coding sequence ATGAAAATCGTCATCGTCGGGGCCGGCGCCGTTGGTTCGTACCTCGCTCAGCGACTCTCCGCCGAGGGTCAGGATGTCGTCGTGATCGAAAGCGAGGAAGGGCGAGCCCAACAAAGCCAGGCCACTCTCGACGTTCTGGTCATCGAAGGAAACGGGGCGAGCCCGGCCATTCTTGAAGAGGCCGGAGCCGGGGCGGCTGACTTGCTCATTGCGGTTTCGAACAACGATGGCGTCAATCTCCTGGCTTGTCACACCGCGCACGGATTGGGAGCGGGTCGCACTGTGGCCAGAGTTGAGGATCCCGGTCTGCGAGAAGGCCTGACAGGACTCAACGTCGATGTGGTTATCGACCCTGCCGAATCAGCTGCCGAAGAACTTCTTCACCTCGTGCGACAGGGTGGTGTTTCGGAACTCATCGAATTCGGCGAGGGAAAGCTGATCCTGGTGGGTGGCACCGTACGGACCGGCAGTCCTCTGGCGGGGAGTACCCTCGCCAAGGTCCGGGCCGAAATCACCGACTTCGACTGGGTGGGAGCCATTCTTGTCCGGCACCAGAAAACCATCATCGCCCATGGCGATACGGTCGTTCTCGCCGGAGACCACATGCTCATGATGGTCACGAGCGGTAACGTCGGCAAGGCCACCGACCTGTGGGGCCTCAGCACCCGCCATGTCACCCGGACGGTCATCCTTGGGTCTACCCATCTTGCCGAAGTCACCGCGGTTCGTCTCCTCAGCGAAGGCATGAACGTGGCCGTGGTCGATCCGGACCGGGCCCGGTGCCGGGTATTGGCCTCTCATCTCGATCGGGCAATGATTACGTGCGGTGAACTCACCGACCCTGCGGTGCTCAGTTCGCTCGGCTTGACCCGCTCTGACGCCGTGCTGGCTCTGTCCGGATGGGACGAGACCAACATTCTCTCCTGCCTCCTCGCCAGAGCCCTTGGGGCGGGGACCACCGTAACCCGGGTGAACAATCAGGCCTTGACCGGACTTCTCGGGGATGTAGACATCGACGCGGTCATCTCGTCGCGGCTGGCGGCTGCCAACGCCATCCTTCAGTTCGTCCGACGAGGCTTGATCCATTCGGTCGCCACGTTTAGCGACACGGATGCCGAAGCCATCGAACTTGAGGTGACTGCCACCGCCCCGGCTTCCGGACAACAGGTATCGCAGCTGCGGCTCCCACCGGGGGTGGTTATCGGGGGTGTACTGCGCGACGGCTTGGCCATGGTGCCGCGCGGCGATACGTTCATCGAACCGAACGACCGGGTCATTCTCTTCTCACTCCCCTCGGCCATTGCGGCGATCGAAACGCTGTTCTCGGGATGA
- a CDS encoding VWA domain-containing protein, which translates to MIDVLGGFIQELRTAGLPVSMVETIDAMEALRHTDLGDRPAFKAALGATLVKNVRHYEAFDTAFEVYFALSRSDESSAGEPGVTGPRGEGSGQGSGGDADLEELLEALALALAADDTAWLQSLARQAVDQLAGMEPGRPVGGTYYLYRTLRQLDVDGLFDQLVEEALAATGPLNDFDERLLREELEERIDRLREEIKAEIRRRLVADRGAEAVAKTLRKPLIEDTELMHATRADLVELEHVIQPLARKLAARLARRRRLRRDGRLDFRRTVRKSLATGGVPIEPQFRAPKPYKPEVFLLCDISGSMATFARFALQFVYAMSNEFSKLRAFAFIDALDEVTSYFSRETEFSEALQRISSEAQVVWLDGHSDYGRSLEQFWTGYGQSLSAKSTVIITGDARSNYRGPQAEVLEGIHDVARAVYWLNPEPRSYWNTGDSVMGKYAVFCDEVYEVRNLRQLETFVESIAEQGHRRVPLHKVG; encoded by the coding sequence TTGATCGACGTCCTCGGCGGGTTCATTCAGGAACTGCGGACCGCCGGCCTCCCGGTATCGATGGTCGAGACCATTGACGCGATGGAGGCCCTTCGACACACCGACCTGGGAGATCGACCGGCATTCAAGGCAGCGTTGGGCGCCACCCTGGTGAAGAATGTTCGCCACTACGAAGCGTTCGACACGGCCTTCGAGGTGTACTTCGCCCTGAGCCGGTCCGATGAAAGCTCTGCCGGGGAACCTGGCGTGACCGGGCCCAGAGGGGAAGGATCCGGACAAGGATCCGGCGGCGATGCCGACCTCGAGGAACTGCTTGAGGCGCTGGCTCTGGCGCTGGCCGCCGACGACACTGCCTGGCTCCAGTCCTTGGCTCGCCAGGCGGTTGACCAGTTGGCGGGTATGGAGCCGGGGCGACCGGTTGGTGGCACGTATTACCTGTATCGAACGCTTCGCCAGCTTGATGTCGACGGATTATTTGATCAGTTGGTCGAAGAAGCTTTGGCGGCCACCGGGCCACTCAATGACTTTGACGAACGTCTTCTCCGCGAAGAATTGGAGGAGCGAATCGACCGGCTTCGTGAAGAGATCAAGGCTGAAATTCGACGCAGGCTCGTGGCCGATCGAGGCGCCGAAGCCGTAGCAAAGACCTTGCGTAAGCCGCTCATCGAAGACACCGAACTCATGCATGCCACCCGGGCGGATCTGGTGGAACTCGAGCATGTGATTCAACCGCTGGCCCGAAAACTGGCCGCCCGCTTGGCCCGTCGGCGGCGGCTGCGGCGAGATGGGCGTCTCGACTTTCGCCGGACCGTCCGCAAATCGTTGGCCACCGGGGGGGTACCGATCGAGCCTCAGTTCCGAGCTCCGAAACCGTACAAGCCTGAAGTATTTCTGCTCTGTGACATCTCCGGTTCGATGGCAACCTTTGCCCGATTCGCCCTGCAGTTCGTGTATGCCATGTCGAATGAGTTTTCGAAGCTCAGAGCCTTTGCCTTTATCGACGCACTCGACGAGGTGACCTCCTATTTTTCCCGCGAGACCGAGTTCTCCGAGGCCCTCCAGCGTATCTCCAGCGAGGCGCAGGTGGTGTGGCTCGATGGCCACTCCGACTATGGACGCTCCCTCGAACAGTTCTGGACCGGGTACGGCCAGTCGCTGTCAGCCAAGTCGACGGTGATCATCACCGGTGATGCCCGATCCAATTATCGCGGTCCGCAAGCCGAGGTCCTCGAAGGCATCCATGACGTCGCCCGGGCCGTCTACTGGCTCAACCCCGAACCGCGTTCGTATTGGAACACCGGGGATTCGGTGATGGGCAAGTACGCTGTATTCTGCGACGAAGTGTATGAGGTACGGAACCTTCGACAATTGGAGACTTTTGTCGAGTCGATAGCCGAGCAAGGCCATCGGCGCGTACCTTTGCATAAAGTGGGCTAA